The following are encoded together in the Vigna unguiculata cultivar IT97K-499-35 chromosome 2, ASM411807v1, whole genome shotgun sequence genome:
- the LOC114174726 gene encoding nudix hydrolase 18, mitochondrial-like, which translates to MACLVSRTGREMQRYNSNGGRQVVGCIPYRYKEDVDGSASNELEVLVVSSQKGQTLMFPKGGWELDESIEEAAYRESLEEAGVTGIVQHELGQWSFISKRHGTYYEGHMFPLLVKEQLDLWPEKDLRRRTWMSVDEVREVCHHWWMKEALDILVERLTLQKNRNI; encoded by the exons ATGGCTTGTTTGGTATCTCGAACGGGAAGGGAGATGCAGAGGTACAACAGTAATGGTGGCAGACAAGTTGTGGG TTGCATACCCTACAGATACAAAGAAGACGTTGATGGCAGTGCGAGCAATGAATTGGAGGTGCTTGTGGTTAGTTCGCAAAAAGGCCAAACATTAATGTTCCCGAAG GGAGGATGGGAACTCGATGAATCTATAGAAGAAGCAGCTTACAGGGAGTCCTTAGAAGAAGCAGGAGTTACTGGAATAGTTCAG CATGAATTGGGTCAATGGAGCTTCATTAGCAAAAGACATGGCACATACTATGAAGGTCACATGTTTCCTTTGTTAGTCAAAGAACAACTTGACTTGTGGCCTGAGAAGGATCTTAGAAGAAGAACATGG ATGAGTGTTGATGAAGTTCGAGAAGTTTGTCACCATTGGTGGATGAAGGAAGCATTAGACATTCTTGTTGAGCGACTCACTTTACAGAAAAATAGGAACATTTAA